The Bacteroidota bacterium genome contains a region encoding:
- a CDS encoding DUF2203 domain-containing protein → MEQRLHKKHFTIDEARRELTSVHALASKIVELKKNLDAKGWDVHRHRYFGGMGPNGDGNFPPELETLVKIVRGLEERGIIVKGLDDGLVDFPHIRGNGEEVYLCWKVGEDDIHFWHSIPEGFAGRKSIDEL, encoded by the coding sequence ATGGAGCAAAGGCTGCATAAGAAGCATTTCACAATCGATGAGGCCCGGCGTGAGTTGACAAGCGTTCACGCTCTTGCATCGAAAATCGTCGAGCTCAAAAAGAATCTTGACGCAAAGGGATGGGATGTACATCGTCACCGGTACTTCGGCGGAATGGGGCCGAACGGTGACGGAAACTTTCCACCTGAGTTGGAGACGCTTGTCAAAATCGTACGGGGGCTGGAGGAACGGGGAATTATTGTGAAGGGTCTCGACGACGGACTCGTCGATTTTCCGCATATCCGGGGGAACGGTGAGGAAGTCTACTTGTGTTGGAAAGTAGGCGAGGATGATATTCACTTCTGGCATTCCATACCTGAGGGGTTTGCGGGAAGAAAAAGTATTGATGAACTATAA